Part of the Dyella sp. BiH032 genome is shown below.
CCAGCTTCACGACATTCACCGGGGCGGTGGCGACGTGGACAGTCATGGCGTTCTCTCAAGGCGGAATGCGTCGACCCTGAGGTTACGCCGGTCAGGCGCCATTTGCAATCGTACCGACGAGCACGGAATAGGTAATAAATGAAATTATTGCCCATCTAACAAACGTAAGGCTATTCGCTACATAGCCTTTGTTCGATACTTTACAGTTGACGTCGCCCGCGGTACGCTGGCGGCCACGACCTCACTCCGGACCGCCCGTGGCCACGCCCAACGACAACTTGCGGACCTCGCGCTGGGACGCCGCCGTGGCGGCCGCCGTCACTGGGCGCGCCACGGACGGCGACTTGGTTTGGACACGGCTCGACGAAATGCGCTCAACCTTGCAGCGGTTGATCGACACCGGACGCTGCGTGGCCTGGTACACCGATCCGCGGAGCGATCACGGCGTCAACAGCGTTAGGGTGACCACACTCAAGGTGGAGGCGCCGGTGCCAATGGGACTCGGGCGTCGCGCGATCGATCCCAGCAAGGCGGCGGACCATGCCATCGCCCTCGGCGGTGAGGGCCGTACCCTCGTTCTCACGCCAGCGTCGCTCACCTATTTGCCCGGGCCCACGCCCGCGCGCAGTGGTTTCCAGCTGCTGGGGGGCAAGCTCGCAATGCGCGCGCCGTTCCCACACGCATCGGGCGTGCTCCAGTTCGACAAGGCACAGGATGGACCCTCCCCAGCGTTGCTGCTGGTGGACGGCGAGATGGATCTGCCGGAGGTACTGCGGCGCGCTGACCACCTCAGCGATCTCGGCGACCTCGATGGCGTGCTTCAGGCCTTCATGGGCGGACATCGCGCTAGTGCCCAGCCGCTGCACGAACGTGTGGCTCAGCAAGACGCGATCGCCCAGATTCGCACGCGCTACGTGGCGGCGCGTGGCCCCAAGCCGCGCCCTCTCAGCCAAGCCGACATCGACGTCATCGTAGAAGCGGCACTCGACCTCGGACAGGTGCCCAGCCTCAAGCTCGTGCACGCCGTCACCAATCGTCAGGGTTCCCCAAACGCGGTCTATCCGAAGATCACCTCCGCGATGGCACGGCTCTCGCCTGCTCGCCGCGCCTCGCCACCGGACGTACACAAGGGCTTCTGGGAAGCCTGGCAGTCGCTGCAAGCCGCGGCTACTGAGACCGGCCAACGCGCACTGGACGGCGAACGCGCCACGCTGGACATCGAGCGCCAAGCGCTGCGCGCCGAGAAGGACGCGTTTGTCCAGGCCCAGGCGGCTGCCGCGAGCGCGCACGACGAACGAGAGCGCCACCTCGCCACGCTGCAGCAGGAATTGCGCGAAACCAAGGACACCGCGGAGCGTCTGCAGAACGAGGCGAGCGGTCTGCGGCAGGCCCTGCAAGCGGCGGACGCGCTAGGAGCCCAGGATCGCGGCGCGCTCGCCGCCGCCGAGCAGACCATCAAGGAATTGACGGCATCACGCCAGGCCGTTACGGAAGAGCGCGACGCGGCCCGAGCCGAGATCGCCACCGCGGATGCCGCGCGCGTCGCCGCCGCCACGGCGCTAATCACACTGCAGGAACGCCACGAGCGCCTCGCCGGCGAACTAACGACTCTCACCGTTGAGCTGGCCACGGCCCGCCACCAGGCCGACGCGGCAGCTGCCCGCGCATCGCGCGCGGAGACACAACTCGCGGATCAGCAGGCGGCCGTTACTCGCCTGGAGCAGCAGCGCGACCGCGACGTTCGCCAGTGGGGCGCCCTCGAGGAGCGACTCAAAGCGCGCGAAACCGAATGCGAGACCTTGCGCCCACTAACCGTGCAGCTGGCCACGGCGCAGCAGACCATTGCCCGCCTCGAGGGCGAGATCACGGCGCTGAAGAGTGCGTCCGCCCCGAAACCTGCCACCAAAACCAAGCGCACCCGCAAGCAAGGAGATCCGACATGAGCCGGCCGCACCGCACCTATCACGAGCAGTTGGACGACGTGCGCGAGCAGCTGCGCCACGGTCGAGGCCCGACCCCGCGCGCCCAGCACGCCGGCGCGGGTGGGCGCAGCCCCAAGGGTGGACCGGGACAGACGGCGGCCAGCGCGGCCGATGCAGTCGCACGCACGATCCATTCGCTGGAGCAGGCGGCCACCGAGACCCGCCGCGTCCACGCCGACGGTGCGGCGCAGCGGACGCAACGGACCCACGACACATTTGCCCAGGGCTATCGCCAAGCAAAGACGCAAGAGGAACGTCGTGACGCGGCCGACCGGATCGAGCGCAATGACCAACAGCACCGCGAGTCCGAGAACCGCCATCGCGCGCGCCAGGACTGGATCGACTTCGGCAAGTTCGCGATCGTCGTGAGTGGCTTCGTGGTCCTGGGTTTGGCAGCAATAAAGGCCGGGCGCGTCACGCACGTAGCTTAAGTCGCAGCGCAATCATCATCCGTCGGGTGGTCACGTCGATGTCCGCAAAATAACCGCAGCCTCACTCGATCAAACCTACCACATTGATCGGCCACAGAATGTAGCGATGGCTTGTACAAGCTAATGGACCGGCCCGTGACGACTCCTACCGACGAAGTCAGCCAAGAACTGCAGCGCGCCTACACCTACTTCAACAATTCCTTGTTTGGAGGCACGCTGCCCAACACGATCGTGCTTTCGTACCAGCGCGAAAGTAACTCGTTCGGGTTCTACCGCAAGCGTCAGTACGTTCACCGATCGCGTCGTGAAACAGGCGAGCTTGCCCTCAACCCGAGTTGGCTGCCGGTGCGCAGCCTCACGGAGAGCCTCGCGACCATGGTGCATGCCATGTGCCGACTCCAGCAAAGCTTGGTTGGCCAGCACCAAAGTCGACCCAGCTATCACAACCGTGAACTGGCCAACTACTTGAAGCAAGTTGGACTATTACCGCGCGTCGACGGCGATCCTAACGGCAAGGAGACCGGCCATCGCGTCGGTCATGTCATCGAGGAGGGCGGCCCCTTCGACGTGGCGTGCCGCAAGCTGCTCGCGGAGGGCTTCGCATTTTCTTGGGTCGATCGCCACGCGGCGGCGCTGCCCCACACGGCCACGCCCGAACAGGCGCGCGCTCCACGCCTCGGCGACCACGACACCACGGAGGAACCGCTGCCCAATGCCCCCGTCGCCGAGGTGCCACCACCGCCGCTGCCCGAGCCGGCGTACGCTTCGCTTCAGGACAAGCTCGTGTACCGCGAGCCGACGCCCGCCGGCAGCCGCCGAAAGTACCAGTGCCCGGGCTGTCGCACACCATTCTGGGGCGGCCACGGCATCGAAGCGAAGTGCGTCCCGTGCGACCGCTACTTTGCCGACGTGGATCCAGCTTCGGCAAAGGCACGTCCCGTTCGCCGCAAGCTCCGGCCCGTACGACACCAGGCCAATACCCGGCCGCGCGCAAACCGGACGCGATAGTTACTGTGCCTTCTGGCAGGAGCCCATTTGAGCGGGGCTTGCGCGTAACGTGGGAGAATGCCCCGGATGCGCGCGCGGCCGGGACGATCCATTCCCAAATGCCATCATTTACATTCGTTTGCGTCGGAGTCGCCTGATGACAGTCGTTCAAACTGGACCGCGGTGTGACATCAAGATCGCAGACCTCGCGCCTATCCCGCTTGGATCTCTGGTCCTTATCGCCAGTCATTATCGCGACTGGCGCGACGCAGCCTTAGTACGGGCAGCGGCAAATGGGTCAGGAACAGGAGGCATTCTCTACTTGGCTCTGTCCGAGCACCCTGGTGTTGCGCTAGACCGGTGGCAAAACGAGTTAGCTCGCCGTATCGAGTCACTGGCGCGGCAAGCGGCCGACAAGGAGCACGGAGAGCACGAGCCTTCCTATGACGACGCGTCCAAGATTCATCTTGACGCCTCGTGGCGAACGGCGCGGGCCGCCACCATCGATCGAGAGCAACAGCAACTCTGGCGGCTCGTGGAAGCGATCGATATTTCGATTGAGTCGGTTGCGCGACCGACCGTCCAGGCCATTTCGAGGACGATCACTCCCATCGCCGGCAGTACGCGCATGCTTGTCGTAGACGACATGGCATCTATGCGGCGCTCGAACGGAACTTCAGGTTCACCGCGGATGGCGGGAGAACATGCCCGCGCCTTGAAGGACTTGGCCGTCGAGCTCAACATTCTGGTGCTTGCGGGTCTAAGTGCCCCTCAAGTCTTTGAGAAAAACCGCAAGGAGCAGGTGGAGCGGTTCGTCTCGCCAAGTGATTTCGCCTCGCTGGGCCAACCCGACGCCGCAGCAGACGCCGTCATAACGGCTGTCGAGGGCTACCACGGATACGAAGAATCCATCGTCACTGCTCGCTACGGATCGGTCAGGCGTCGCTGACGAAGATGGCGTAAGGCTCTCGCGCGACAGTGCATCGGAGCTGTTCGCCAATCCACTTTCAGCCTAATGGAGCAAGCGTGGTCCCAGCAGCAGAGCTCAATTTCTACTTGGCCGACAACGAGTTCTTCTTGGTTCACTGCATAGGTGTTGCCAAGGGCATCGGCACGGACGCTACGAACGCACTCGGGCCGGTGGAACGACTTCAAGTCGCGTATCGACGCAGGAACCAAATCGAGATTTCGTGTTCCATAGTGCTCGGCGGCGATATGTACAACCCGAGCGTCGGATGCATGAACTACTACGGCCCCATTGGGCTCGTGGTTGGGCCCTTCGATGATGCGTCCGTTGGGGCCGCGTTTGCGCAAGGTAGCACGCAGCAGGACCCCGACAGTCCGGACCGGCGCATGTATCCGGAACACCTGAGGGCCCAGTCAATTAATTGCATCCACAATGCAGTAACGCAGCGTGGAGAATACGATTGCAATGAAGTGACGCTCTTTCGCTACAACGTGTACGGTGTCTTTCTCCAAGAATGGATGCGTGTTGTTGATCATCGCACCGGGCAGGAAATGGACATCACAGACGAGATGGTTCACCACGAACTACCCGGCATTCCCGTGTTTCGCATTGGCTACGGCAAGCTTTACGAGTGCAATTGGGATCCGGCCGCCAAGGTTTTCACCAACGGGCGTCGCGTACTAGCTCGCAGCCTTTATCCTCTCGCCCAGTCAGACGTTGAGTTGCTAGGACCGATACCTGCGTGAGCCCGGGCCGTGCCAATGCACCTGGAGCCAACTGGCCCTGCTGAGATCTCGATTCCCTACCCGCCTCAGGACCATGCACCCATGGCACTCACTCAGATGCAGCAACTACAAAGTCTCGGCGAAGCGCTCGCGTGGCTGGAACGGGAACTCAACTGGGGTGTCGAGGCCAAAGCTCTTCCGCACCTCTGCGGGCGCATCGGTGAGTTGTATGCCTGCGTGCTCACCAACGGCCAGATGGCACTGCAGGCGAACCAGCGCGGCTACGACGTCGTGAGCGCCGCCGGCGAACGGGTGAGCGTAAAGACCACCACGCGCAGCCTTCCCTGTCAGATTCCGTTCAACGCCAACACGCTGTCCGAGGTGGACCGAGTCGTGGTGGTGCGCATCAATACGGAAGATATGCAGGTTGAGCAGGTCTACGACGAGCTATCTTCGGTCGCGCGGACGGCTATGGCCGGTCGCGAAGGCGGCAAGCTCATGCTGACAGTGCGCGGCTTAGCCTCGCCTCCGGGCGAGGCTAAGCCATTGGCCGTTGCGCGCGAGGCTTTCCACAACGGCTCTAAAGTCGTTGAGCTAGAGAACGGCACGATCCAGGTCTGGTCCTCAGGACAGCTTGTCGAGCCGACGAAACCCGCGTTGCGCGAGATGGCGAAAGGCCTAGGGATAACCCTCACAAACGGCAGCGGCAACGAATACAACACCCGCACGTTAGGTAGCCACGTCCTCGATGCGCTCTATGAGCGCGGTGATCATGTGCTTCCAATGGCTGCCCCCGGCCCGTCGACTTCCTTCATCGGCTGAGTGGTTCGCGCTCATGGGGCCGCCGCAGCCGGAAAACCCCCGACGCTGATCGCGTCGTTTCCGAGCGCTGTGGATCCTGACCTTGCCTATCGTCTCCTGACCATTCAAGGAGACAATTCCCATGAGCAATCCGAAGATCGACAACATCCTCGCTGATCCGGGGGCCTCGAACTGGCTGAAGGACGCTCTACGCTCGGCACTGACGCGCGACCCTGTGGACGCTGCGAACGACGCCTCTACCTTGAAGAACGTCCTCGAGGACCGATGCGACGAGGTAGTCGATGCGGCATGGGACGAACATTGCTCCAGGTTGGCAGGGGTTGCTTGAGATGGGTCATTTCCTCATTGCCGCACTCGCGGCAGCGGCTCTCGCCCCCCTTACGTCGCACGCCGGCGACCTTCTCGATGCCCCCGAGGCATTTAGAGTGGCCCACTCCGCCCGGGTCGGGCAGACCCTCTACGTGACATGGGACGTTGAGCCGGGCTACGCCGTGTACCGCGAGCGCATCCACGTGCGTGATGGAGGCACCGGTCGTGTGCGCGGTGCTGCCCAACTCCCAGCTGGCCAGCTTGTCGACGATGGCCTCGGCAATCAATCGGAGGAGTACCTGGATACCTTCACGATGGCCATCCCTCTGACAGAAGGTGCCGCCGGCGACATCTCGGTGACCGTGCAGGGCTGCCACCAGGAAGAGCCACAGGTCTGCTTCCAACCCATGACCATCAAACTGTCCGTGGATGACATCGGTTTGACGTCGCCGCGCAGCGCAGGCTAAATGCCGAGCGTTTGGACCAGCGGCTCACCTCAGCGGCGATCCACCACACCAAGGAGAAGTTGATGGCAGGGATAAGCAAGAAATTCGGGCAGGGCCTGGCGGGTCTCGCCATTGGACTCGTGGTTCTTGGCGCGTTTGTTGGCAAGGACGACAACCACCGTGGCAGCGAGGATGCGCCGATGCCCAAGGTTGCTCCCTCGCCCTACGCAAAGCTTGAGAAACTGCACAAGGTGATCTCAGTGCGCCCACTGGACTCGGCCACGAAACAGGTGACCATCGCCATTCGGCAGGACTCGATCTTCTCCGGCGGCAACCAGGCTAAGGACGTGCTCGAGCACGCACGCAAGGATCTCGCCGACGTCCCGTACGACACGATCGCGGTGCAGATGGTTGAGCAGCTCGTCGACAAGTACGGTCGCGAGTTTGAAAAGCCGATTCTTCAACTTACGTACGCGCGCGCAGATGTCGAGGCGATCAACTACGACCGCGTCATCGGTTGGAACGTCCTGAACGTCGCTAAGGTGACGTCACTTGATCCAATCTCGGGGCACATTGTCGACCAGGAGTGCTTCGGGGATGACGGGATGGCCCGCGACAACCTTAAGTACGCACGCGAGTTCTGCTTGAAAGCCCGTCTGGCCCCGCCGGACGCCTGAGACGCCGCGACGGCGCGCCCGATTGCGGCCATAGGCTCGATGCGCGCCACCAAGCTCATCCACAACTTCGGCTTCAGGGGGCCCGCGAGTCCTTCGATTCGGGGCGAGACGCCTGGGTCGCCGCAGCGCGCTTCTTGGCCCCACGCCATAGCAATCCAGCAACAACCCCTCCCCTGCCGACCAAGCGAGACGCCTCGTCATCCGCTTCGAACGCGCGTCGAGCCCGCCCAAGCCACGCCACCCACACAGCCAGACCGACGCCGGCGCTGCAGGCCAGAAGCTCAGCGCCGCGGATCGTGCCGAGCATCAGGAACGCGCCCAGGCAGAGTAACGCTCCGGCGGATGCGACAAGGTGACCACGCACCACCCTGCCCCACGCGATCGCCAGCAGAGACCTTCGTGCGTACGAGGGAGCACCCAGGAGCGCCCTCCTGACCATCAGTCGGCCAAACGCGACGGTGACATCGCCAAAGAGCGCCGAAACGATCCACGGTGCCACGACAACCCGCGGCGATACCCACGGGCCCCAGCGAGTGGGCCGCCGCGCGCGCAAATCGTCGAAGTCACTCTGCCAAAGCTCTAGGCTCATAGCGTCGCGGCAGTAGCCCCGTTGTCGACCGCGAGTGTCGGCCCGGCGCGCCAGAGGTCGCGACTCGACTCAATATTGCTCTTGTTGAGTCGCAGCGCTGCCTTGTCCTCGTACTGGATAATCGGCTGCCCACCGCACACGTGACCCTGGCCAAACCAGATCACGCCATTGCGAATCCAGGTCAGCCCATGCGGGCCCGCGACGAAGGCGTCGCGATCGACCGTCCAGCGCGCTTCGCCGTTCTCCAGCACCACCGTGGACCGATACTTGTAACGAGCCCCCGATCGCTCCTTCCACGCAGCGTCGAGAAGCCTCTCCAGCGCCTCGACGTGGGTGAGCTGGTACACCATCTTGATCCGCTCGGATACGCCGGCGTCGGTCAGCAGCCTCCCGTTGAGCTTGTTGATTGCCGCGTCCTCATCGGACTGCGCCCCACTCGTCTCGCTGAAGCGGTCGAACAAGTCACGCATAAGATGGATGCCATACAGCGCGCAGGCCTCGAGCATCGCGAGGTAGTCGGGCTGGAACCAGGCTTCGTTCACTTCCTCGGTGGCCGCCGGCACGTCAAACGGGTCCACCACCGCCGTTAGGCAGCGCAACAGGAACGCTCTGCGGTCGGTGTCGGTGGGCGCGCCCTTGGCCTGGCCACTCTCTTTGAACGCCTGGCGGATAGCTGTGAGCAGCCCCTGATGGAGCAGATCCGGGTGACTCAGGAGCCATTGGCGGATCGTTCGCCCGGAGCTGACGGGAAGGCAGTCGGTGATGTTCTCCACGAACATCGGCAAAGCGGCGGTGGTCAGTACAGCCATGATCAGTTCTCCGACGGACGCAGGTCGACGTCCACATTGGTGTAGGGCGTGACCGTAGCGCCGCCCGTGGGCTGGCTGAGCACGATCTTGAAGGTTCGCTTGTCGCTTCCGCTGAAGGCCGATGTCGGGACGGAGACAGTCTTCTCACCCACATCGCCTTGGCTCCAGTAGATGGTCTGACTCACACCGCTGAAATCTCGGCCATCGGTGGCAGTCCCGGATTGCGTGTTGAACACGACCGACACCATGCCGGTACCGCCGTTGCGGCTCATCGAAATCACCGCCGGCTTGCCGCTGTCGAAGCTGTAATAGCCGGTAGTGAACGTAATCTGCCCCGGACCAGTCGGCGTATCGGTGGCCTGAGTTGGCAGTGTCTTGGAAAGGTCGTCGTTGATTGATGCCGTTGAGCCCTGATAGTCCATCGACTCAAGGTGCTGATCAGTGCGCTGACTCACGGGGATGCGGCTCGGATCGCCATACGTACTACCGGCACCGGTATAGAGCGACTCCGCAGCGTTGGGATCCATCACGTCGTCCGGAAGGAACCCTCCCATTTGCATTCGCCCGATCATCTCGTTGGTGTCAATCTGGTCCAGCGCGCCGCCCGACAGCTGTGCAACCGATAGCCCGGCACAGTTAGGGTGCTTGGCGTCACCCATGTCACCAATACCGCGAGACATCATGTCTTCGCGCATGATGCGAGTGATCGGTGAGTTGAAGCAGCAGTACAGCTCCTTCTTCACCAGGCATACGCCGAGGACCTTGCTCTGGCACTTGGAGCCAAGGTAGTGGCACGTCCCCACCTGCTTCTGGACCGCGACCTCGAAATCTGAGTCGTCACAGTACCAGCCAAGCTTTGGCTTGACGTTTGTATTCTGGCCATCCATGAACGCGTCGTTCGCCTGACCAATACTCCCAAAGCCCGTGTCCGTCGGCGTCGCGCCACCACCGGTTAGGTTTTCAAAGGAAGAGGTAAACGTGGAGTTGAGATCCCAGTGATCTGCACCCCCCTGCATCTGATTCCACGCCCCTTGGACGTGGTCAATGAGCTTGCTTGCGTCAAATGCAGTCGACTGCTTCTGCGTCTTCCGATACTGGTCCCACCAATCCTTCTGGGGGTCCGGCACGGTTTTCTTGCAGCACTTTAGAAGGCCGCCCAGCATGTTCTTGCAGTCAAGGCGCTTGCCCGCGAAAAAGCTAATGCGATTGAGGTCGAACCCGTCGAGGGATTTGACGCCACCCATGCCTTCCGGCAGCGGAGTATCAGCTGGAATGCCCCACTGCGTGGCCTCGGTCGGCGACCAACCAGGCTGCACCGTAGTCCCGCCGGAAGACTGAGCGAACGCGGTACCAACCGCCGCGGTTACCGTCGCCAACGCGGCAAGCCGAAGAATCAACGATTTCAATTTCCACCTCCTGTGGGGTTTGCCCAAGCTGGCACGACGGACATCGACTGCGGAGCAGGGTTCGGGGAAGGCGACGTGGAACCAGTAGGCGCGGCGCCATCGATGGTCCAGTCGTTCAATACGTGCTGGGTTTCAACCTGCTTGGCCAAAGACTGGTTGCGCGAATAGGACGCTTCGTCCTTCTTGTCTTGGGACGTGCAAGACCCATCGAGGCACGCGTTGTTCGCGCTGCACTGGGTCGTCTCGGTCACCGTGTGATCCGTGATCGGGACACCCTTCTTGCAGGCATACTGATAGGTCTCGATGTAGCACCACCCGTTGTCGCCCATGCCGCCCTCGGCGCAGTCCTTCGACTTGAGCGTGCATGTCGGGTCACTCTCGAGGTCGGCGCAGGAGTTTGGCTGCCCGTCGGATGGTTCCTGGGGCATGCAATGGCGAGTGCCGTCATCGTCGTCCCAGCAAACGTCACCCGTGCTGTTGTAGATGCCTGAACAGTCGTAGTGGAGCGTGGCCACCATGCAGGTGCCGCCGTCACCGTCAAACAGCGGTGGCTGCTGCTGCACAATCTCGGCCGGGATTGTCAGGCCATTGACGACAACGGGAGCGCGCTGGTCACAGGTCCAGTTCACCTTGCAGAACTGGTCACTATGCAGAGAGCAATCACCAGAGTCCTCGACGGAGAATCCGTACTGGGGATCACCATCCTGGTTCCACTGGAGGTGGACCGTGGGCTGCCCTGGCGGCTCACTCGCCCAGGTCTGGCGCGTCGTCTGGAAGATCGCGATCCACCCGTTGTCGAACGTGGGTGCTTGGATCTGGGTCACCGTAACGCCGGCGATCGGCACGCTTACAGTCCACGAGTAGTCGAAGATCTGCTTCACGCCGCCTTTGATCTGGTCCGCGATCGACACGGAAGTCTGGACGCCGCCCGTGCCCGAGCACTCCTGATTATAGGTTGCCACTAAGCAGCCATAACCCTCACCCGGGTAGAGCTGGCCACGACCGCCATTGTAGAGGTCGCTGTACTCCAGATGGATGCCGTCGACGTCGCCAGGCGACTTCTGAGTGCAGTGCCAAACCATCTTGCAACTGGGGCTCTCCGGAGATGCATTGCAGTCACCCGTGTCCTGCGTACCGACCGCAATCTTCTCTGGGCCAAGCACGTCCCACGTCATGTGGATATGAGGCTTCGCCGGGGTCGGCGAGCTATTGCCCGTGTACCTCCGTATAACCTGGAAAGACGCGGTCCAGCCGTTCGCGAGCGTAGGCGCCGCGGTGAGCGCCACCGAAAGGTTCGTATCCGGGTTCGTTACGTACCAGTTGAAGGCGGAGATATCCGTTGCACCTGGTGGCAGTAGGT
Proteins encoded:
- a CDS encoding DNA-binding protein — protein: MATPNDNLRTSRWDAAVAAAVTGRATDGDLVWTRLDEMRSTLQRLIDTGRCVAWYTDPRSDHGVNSVRVTTLKVEAPVPMGLGRRAIDPSKAADHAIALGGEGRTLVLTPASLTYLPGPTPARSGFQLLGGKLAMRAPFPHASGVLQFDKAQDGPSPALLLVDGEMDLPEVLRRADHLSDLGDLDGVLQAFMGGHRASAQPLHERVAQQDAIAQIRTRYVAARGPKPRPLSQADIDVIVEAALDLGQVPSLKLVHAVTNRQGSPNAVYPKITSAMARLSPARRASPPDVHKGFWEAWQSLQAAATETGQRALDGERATLDIERQALRAEKDAFVQAQAAAASAHDERERHLATLQQELRETKDTAERLQNEASGLRQALQAADALGAQDRGALAAAEQTIKELTASRQAVTEERDAARAEIATADAARVAAATALITLQERHERLAGELTTLTVELATARHQADAAAARASRAETQLADQQAAVTRLEQQRDRDVRQWGALEERLKARETECETLRPLTVQLATAQQTIARLEGEITALKSASAPKPATKTKRTRKQGDPT
- a CDS encoding protein-disulfide reductase DsbD N-terminal domain-containing protein, which encodes MGHFLIAALAAAALAPLTSHAGDLLDAPEAFRVAHSARVGQTLYVTWDVEPGYAVYRERIHVRDGGTGRVRGAAQLPAGQLVDDGLGNQSEEYLDTFTMAIPLTEGAAGDISVTVQGCHQEEPQVCFQPMTIKLSVDDIGLTSPRSAG
- the traN gene encoding conjugal transfer protein TraN; its protein translation is MKSLILRLAALATVTAAVGTAFAQSSGGTTVQPGWSPTEATQWGIPADTPLPEGMGGVKSLDGFDLNRISFFAGKRLDCKNMLGGLLKCCKKTVPDPQKDWWDQYRKTQKQSTAFDASKLIDHVQGAWNQMQGGADHWDLNSTFTSSFENLTGGGATPTDTGFGSIGQANDAFMDGQNTNVKPKLGWYCDDSDFEVAVQKQVGTCHYLGSKCQSKVLGVCLVKKELYCCFNSPITRIMREDMMSRGIGDMGDAKHPNCAGLSVAQLSGGALDQIDTNEMIGRMQMGGFLPDDVMDPNAAESLYTGAGSTYGDPSRIPVSQRTDQHLESMDYQGSTASINDDLSKTLPTQATDTPTGPGQITFTTGYYSFDSGKPAVISMSRNGGTGMVSVVFNTQSGTATDGRDFSGVSQTIYWSQGDVGEKTVSVPTSAFSGSDKRTFKIVLSQPTGGATVTPYTNVDVDLRPSEN